CATAGTAGCAGTTGACAGAAACTGGGGAATAGGAAGAGACGGCGGTTTACTTACCCATCTTCCGGAGGATATGAAATTTTTTAGAACTACCACTAAGAATAAAATAGTAATTATGGGCAGAAAGACTCTGGAAAGCTTTCCAGAAGGGAAACCATTAAAGAACAGAATCAATATCCTTCTTACTGGTAATTATGATTATTGTCCGGAAGGAACCGTGATATGTCATAGTGTGGAAGAGGTTTTAGAGGCAGTTCGAGGATATGATTCAGAAGATGTCTATATAATTGGAGGGCAGAGTGTATATG
Above is a window of Anaerotignum faecicola DNA encoding:
- a CDS encoding dihydrofolate reductase → MKTIVAVDRNWGIGRDGGLLTHLPEDMKFFRTTTKNKIVIMGRKTLESFPEGKPLKNRINILLTGNYDYCPEGTVICHSVEEVLEAVRGYDSEDVYIIGGQSVY